A window from Canis aureus isolate CA01 chromosome 23, VMU_Caureus_v.1.0, whole genome shotgun sequence encodes these proteins:
- the HBE1 gene encoding hemoglobin subunit epsilon has product MVHFSAEEKAAITSLWGKVNVEDAGGEALGRLLVVYPWTQRFFDNFGNLSSASAIMGNPKVKAHGKKVLTSFGDAIKNMDNLKGTFAKLSELHCDKLHVDPENFRLLGNVLVIILASHFGKEFTPDVQAAWQKLVAGVATALAHKYH; this is encoded by the exons ATGGTGCATTTTAGTGCCGAGGAGAAGGCTGCTATCACCAGCCTGTGGGGCAAAGTGAATGTGGAAGATGCTGGAGGCGAGGCCCTGGGCAG GCTCCTGGTTGTTTACCCCTGGACCCAGAGATTCTTTGACAACTTTGGCAAcctttcctctgcttctgccATAATGGGTAACCCCAAGGTCAAGGCCCATGGCAAGAAAGTGCTGACTTCCTTTGGAGATGCTATTAAGAACATGGACAATCTCAAGGGCACCTTTGCTAAGCTTAGTGAGCTGCACTGTGACAAGCTGCACGTGGATCCCGAGAACTTCAGG CTCCTGGGCAATGTACTGGTGATCATCCTGGCTTCTCATTTTGGCAAGGAATTCACCCCCGATGTGCAGGCCGCTTGGCAGAAACTGGTGGCTGGTGTTGCCACTGCTCTGGCCCACAAATACCACTGA